accaTAGTTCTTCCGATTTCCGCTGTACAAAGACTCTGTAGAATCCCTCGTCAGGCTTACCATCATGAACGACATTAGCAATTAAATCATACTTGGTGCGCAACTTTTCATTCTCCTTTGTTGGTGCTGGCAAAGGAATGTAGTCTTTCAACTCGAGGTTTTTCACTGGAAAGTTCACTGCAAATGGGAAACATTAAGTTAGTACGAAGTGACAAAAACCCAGTCACATCCCGTGACATAATGATTACAATCCAGAGATGGATTGATCAAACTCTAATATgtccaaatgaaaaaaaaaaaaaaactcacccAATGTTGGGTTCTTttctctgaagaaattattCTTAGTAAATCGGCGCATATGAAGTATCAAATACTGTGGCAATTTGGTGACTCGATATCTCATTCTTGCAGGAGGACGAACAGTAGTTGTTACCATCTCACCATCAAACTTCTTTAGTATATTAAACAAAGGTACCtaaaacaaaattcattaaagaaATTAGTCTCAATACATTAAAAGCATCACAGATCATAACTTGCCTAGATGGATGACAGAACGGAAGGAAAAATACCCACAGAAGACATAAAATACCTGAGGTATTATATTTTTCTCCATCACATCTTTGAAAAGTGGTGGTTCTGGCAAATCCAGACCAAGCATCAGAAAGGGCATTCTGTATGTTTCAGCCGCAACATTATTATTCTCAATTTGACCATCTGTAATCTTTAATGCTCCATTCTGTTCCCCatcactttctttcttctcactGATAGCTTTGCTCTGAGTCTCTTTCACAACCTCCAGTTCCCCCTATTGAATACCAATGTGTAAAATAAGCAGAAGATTATGCCAAAGCATGAAACAATGAGAGCAAGGTTTTAATTAGAACCTGAAAGCACTTATGGATGATGCTGCTACTTTTCTTCGAAGTTCTAAGATCTGCATGCAATGTGTTAAGAAGCCATGACATGAATTCAACTGGTTCACACTGCACGCCTATTCGAAACCGTTTTTTACTTGCTTTCATAACTGCCTGTAGAAACTCATGTGGGCTCACCTGTTGACACAAATGAGTAAAACCATAAACACAATGTGTTCCAGAACAATAATCTTTGCAATAATATAAGCATGATCTAACCTGTCCTTTAAAGTTTCGAGCATGCCAAATCTTTCGTGTGAGTTCTCCAAACCGATGAACAAGTTGAGATCTACAGTGCTGGTAATTCTCAGGGATAAGGAAGAAGTTTCTTAAGGGAGTAACTCTC
This genomic stretch from Gossypium raimondii isolate GPD5lz chromosome 6, ASM2569854v1, whole genome shotgun sequence harbors:
- the LOC105771702 gene encoding uncharacterized protein LOC105771702; protein product: MKSKRELGDSVDGERDLKRQRVLDSPSSPPEESLVPYNDDEDDERRALNHIGSREEDGHRVKSEEEDDEDEDDPYGLGATPGRSNRQVEVRRDCPYLDTVNRQVLDFDFEKFCSVSLSNLNVYACLVCGKYYQGRGKKSHAYTHSLEAGHHVYINLRTEKVYCLPDGYEINDPSLDDIRHVLYPRFSREQLEQLDKNKQWSRALDGSDYLPGMVGLNNIQKTDFVNVTIQSLMRVTPLRNFFLIPENYQHCRSQLVHRFGELTRKIWHARNFKGQVSPHEFLQAVMKASKKRFRIGVQCEPVEFMSWLLNTLHADLRTSKKSSSIIHKCFQGELEVVKETQSKAISEKKESDGEQNGALKITDGQIENNNVAAETYRMPFLMLGLDLPEPPLFKDVMEKNIIPQVPLFNILKKFDGEMVTTTVRPPARMRYRVTKLPQYLILHMRRFTKNNFFREKNPTLVNFPVKNLELKDYIPLPAPTKENEKLRTKYDLIANVVHDGKPDEGFYRVFVQRKSEELWYEMQDLHVSETLPQMVALSEAYMQIYEQQQ